Proteins encoded by one window of Phenylobacterium soli:
- a CDS encoding OmpH family outer membrane protein, with the protein MTFKPFVAAALAAASTLAAGSSAYAQAAAAPQVTHGAAVPGLCIISVEGVIANSTVGKYVDTRLQQIVGQVQAELGAERNGIDAEAKTLEGQRASLDQNSFEQRGAALQVRANALQRKAQLRDREVQATEQKALARIGDEMEPLIRQAYQQKNCSVLLQRTSVVLANPAMDITPTVVTALNAKITQFAFDRERLDQAAAAPAAPRPTTPAPAPKPAPKK; encoded by the coding sequence ATGACCTTCAAGCCCTTCGTCGCGGCCGCTCTCGCTGCGGCCAGCACCCTCGCTGCCGGCTCCAGCGCCTACGCGCAAGCCGCGGCCGCGCCGCAGGTGACCCACGGCGCCGCCGTTCCCGGCCTGTGCATCATCTCGGTCGAGGGCGTGATCGCCAATTCGACGGTCGGCAAGTACGTCGACACCCGCCTGCAGCAGATCGTCGGCCAGGTTCAGGCCGAGCTCGGCGCCGAGCGCAATGGGATCGACGCCGAGGCGAAGACCCTCGAAGGCCAGCGCGCCTCGCTCGACCAGAACTCCTTCGAGCAGCGCGGCGCCGCCCTGCAGGTTCGCGCCAACGCCCTGCAGCGCAAGGCCCAGCTCCGCGACCGCGAGGTCCAAGCCACCGAGCAGAAGGCCCTGGCCCGGATCGGCGACGAGATGGAGCCGTTGATCCGCCAGGCCTACCAGCAGAAGAACTGCTCGGTGCTCCTGCAGCGCACCTCTGTTGTCCTGGCCAACCCGGCCATGGACATCACCCCGACCGTGGTGACTGCGCTCAACGCCAAGATCACCCAGTTCGCCTTCGACCGCGAGCGTCTGGACCAGGCTGCAGCCGCTCCGGCTGCGCCGCGTCCGACCACGCCTGCGCCGGCGCCGAAGCCCGCGCCGAAGAAATAG
- the bamA gene encoding outer membrane protein assembly factor BamA has translation MHRHRARSAALASGLALLLGSTALVAPTLAVAQVQQGGVVQRIIVKGNERIEPQTVISYLPIQAGDTVDSAKADLALKALFRTDLFADVKIDFQNGDLIVTVVENPIINRVLFEGNSSLKDDKLKDEVSVRPRGIFTRAKAQADVARILELYRRSGRISATVTPQIVELPQKRVDLIFKIDEGPKSGVLRVNFLGNKAFSDNDLRGVVVTEESKWYKFFSSNANYDPDRIEYDKEQLRKFYRNRGYYDFRVISSVAELAPDKNGFAISYTLDEGPEYKFGKISVETELQKLDKNVLASLVPIRSGELYEDQRLEQSTDALTFAAGAAGFAFVDVRPRFTRHPENGTVDVVFDVKEGPRVYIDRIDIVGNTQTLDYVIRREMNVSEGDAYNRALVDRSKNQIKALGFFKNVDITETPGTAPDRTSLQVKVEEQPTGELSFSAGYSSVDQLVIDLGFAEHNFRGRGQDVRARVSMGSLRQQVDFSFTEPRFSGRDLALGTDLFYYKYDLTQYSAYKTTSGGGNLRLSFPLSLNARGSLLYTLRSDDVQIDDSLCDPSLQLLSYSVCSQRGAFLTSLVGYGARIDRRNDPINPTRGFTMGITQDFAGLGGDVKYVKTEADAGWYHGFSKNFILTVTGSAGFIGGWGGDHIRINDRFYKGGNSFRGFETAGIGPRDLSFGRTDSLGGKAYAIGSVELTIPTYLPEQYGIKAALFSDFGTVGLLDPVDKRAPVPVDPSDLTKGFQKDASGNLILVRSADIKDDLSLRASAGLSIFWKSPMGPLRFDFSQVLAKEAYDKTETFRFSTSTRF, from the coding sequence ATGCACAGACACCGCGCTCGCAGCGCTGCGCTCGCCTCCGGTCTTGCCCTTCTTTTGGGCTCCACGGCGCTCGTCGCGCCGACCTTGGCCGTGGCCCAGGTCCAACAGGGCGGCGTCGTCCAGCGGATCATCGTCAAGGGCAACGAGCGGATCGAACCCCAGACGGTCATCTCCTACCTGCCGATCCAGGCCGGCGACACGGTGGACTCGGCCAAGGCGGACCTGGCGCTGAAGGCGCTGTTCCGCACCGACCTGTTCGCCGACGTGAAGATCGACTTCCAGAACGGCGACCTGATCGTCACCGTGGTCGAGAACCCGATCATCAACCGCGTGCTGTTCGAGGGCAATTCGAGCCTGAAGGACGACAAGCTGAAGGACGAGGTGAGCGTCCGGCCGCGCGGCATCTTCACCCGCGCCAAGGCTCAGGCCGACGTGGCGCGGATCCTCGAACTCTACCGCCGATCGGGCCGCATTTCGGCGACGGTCACGCCGCAGATCGTCGAGCTGCCGCAGAAGCGCGTGGACCTGATCTTCAAGATCGACGAGGGCCCCAAGAGCGGCGTGTTGCGGGTCAACTTCCTCGGCAACAAGGCCTTCTCGGACAACGACCTGCGCGGCGTGGTCGTGACCGAGGAGTCCAAGTGGTACAAATTCTTCTCCTCGAACGCGAACTACGATCCGGACCGGATCGAGTACGACAAGGAGCAGCTGCGGAAGTTCTACCGTAACCGCGGCTATTACGACTTCCGCGTGATCTCGTCGGTGGCCGAACTGGCGCCTGACAAGAACGGCTTCGCCATCTCCTACACGCTGGACGAAGGGCCGGAGTACAAGTTCGGCAAGATCAGCGTCGAGACCGAGCTGCAGAAGCTCGACAAGAACGTGCTCGCCTCACTCGTGCCGATCCGCTCGGGCGAGCTCTACGAGGACCAGCGCCTCGAGCAGTCCACGGACGCCCTGACCTTCGCCGCCGGCGCGGCGGGCTTCGCCTTCGTGGACGTGCGGCCGCGCTTCACGCGGCATCCCGAGAACGGCACCGTCGACGTCGTGTTCGACGTGAAGGAAGGCCCGCGGGTCTACATCGACCGCATCGACATCGTCGGCAACACCCAGACCCTCGACTACGTGATCCGTCGCGAGATGAACGTCTCGGAGGGCGACGCCTACAACCGCGCCCTGGTCGACCGGTCGAAGAACCAGATCAAGGCGCTGGGCTTCTTCAAGAACGTCGACATCACCGAGACGCCCGGCACGGCCCCGGACCGCACCAGCCTGCAGGTGAAGGTCGAGGAGCAGCCGACGGGCGAGCTGTCGTTCAGCGCCGGCTATTCGTCGGTGGACCAGCTGGTCATCGACCTGGGCTTCGCCGAGCACAACTTCCGCGGCCGCGGCCAGGACGTGCGGGCGCGGGTCTCCATGGGCTCACTGCGCCAGCAGGTGGACTTCTCGTTCACCGAGCCGCGCTTCAGCGGCCGCGACCTCGCGCTGGGCACCGACCTCTTCTATTACAAGTACGACCTGACCCAGTACTCGGCGTACAAGACGACCTCGGGCGGCGGCAACCTGCGCCTGAGCTTCCCGCTGAGCCTCAACGCCCGCGGCTCGCTGCTCTACACCCTGCGCAGCGACGACGTGCAGATCGACGACTCGCTCTGCGATCCCTCGCTGCAGCTGCTGTCCTACTCGGTCTGCTCGCAGCGCGGCGCGTTCCTGACCTCGCTGGTCGGCTACGGCGCGCGGATCGACCGGCGCAACGATCCGATCAACCCGACCCGCGGCTTCACCATGGGCATCACCCAGGATTTCGCGGGCCTCGGCGGCGACGTGAAGTACGTGAAGACCGAGGCGGACGCCGGCTGGTACCACGGCTTCTCGAAGAACTTCATCCTGACGGTGACCGGCTCGGCCGGCTTCATCGGCGGCTGGGGCGGCGACCACATCCGGATCAACGACCGCTTCTACAAGGGCGGCAACAGCTTCCGCGGCTTCGAGACTGCCGGCATCGGTCCGCGCGACCTGAGCTTCGGCCGGACGGACTCCCTGGGCGGCAAGGCCTATGCGATCGGCTCGGTGGAGCTGACCATCCCGACCTATCTGCCCGAGCAGTACGGCATCAAGGCGGCCCTGTTCAGCGACTTCGGCACGGTCGGCCTGCTCGACCCGGTGGACAAGCGGGCCCCGGTGCCGGTCGATCCGAGCGACCTGACCAAGGGCTTCCAGAAAGACGCCTCGGGCAATCTGATCCTGGTGCGCAGCGCCGACATCAAGGACGATCTGTCGCTGCGGGCGTCGGCCGGGTTGAGTATCTTCTGGAAATCGCCCATGGGTCCGCTGCGCTTCGACTTCAGCCAAGTTTTGGCCAAAGAGGCCTACGACAAGACCGAAACCTTCCGGTTCTCCACCTCAACCAGGTTCTAA